The proteins below come from a single Zea mays cultivar B73 chromosome 8, Zm-B73-REFERENCE-NAM-5.0, whole genome shotgun sequence genomic window:
- the LOC103635745 gene encoding anthocyanidin 5,3-O-glucosyltransferase: protein MVTGKKRTFVLYPSLGVGHLIPMVELAKHLLRHVHIALIAVANPPDTDAVSAAAVERLAAANPAIAFRLLPVPASPDAGADWVKRDLDTLRLANPVLRDFLLRSQPAAALILDMFCVDALDVATELGVPAYFFFASAAGDLAMFLNLPYLYPTLPPFRDMGEALVRCPGMPPVRAMDMPLTVQDRDSDWTKVRMYQFRRIPEGRGVLVNSFAWLEPRALRALGDGVCVPGRSTPRVFCVGPLVNDGSSTTGSGGRHECLAWLDAQPKRSVVFLCFGSKDACSVLIALFLYHQFY, encoded by the coding sequence ATGGTCACGGGAAAGAAGAGGACGTTCGTGCTCTACCCGTCGCTGGGCGTGGGCCACCTGATCCCGATGGTGGAGCTGGCCAAGCACCTCTTGCGCCACGTCCACATCGCGCTCATCGCCGTGGCCAACCCGCCGGACACCGACGCCGTGTCGGCCGCCGCGGTGGAGCGCCTCGCGGCGGCCAACCCGGCCATCGCGTTCCGCCTCCTGCCGGTCCCGGCCAGCCCGGACGCCGGCGCGGACTGGGTGAAGCGCGACCTGGACACGCTCCGGCTCGCCAACCCCGTGCTCCGGGACTTCCTGCTCCGGTCCCAGCCCGCCGCCGCGCTCATCCTCGACATGTTCTGCGTCGACGCGCTCGACGTCGCGACGGAGCTCGGCGTCCCGGCCTACTTCTTCTTCGCCTCCGCGGCGGGGGACCTCGCCATGTTCCTCAACCTGCCGTACCTCTACCCCACCCTGCCGCCGTTCAGGGACATGGGCGAGGCGCTGGTGCGCTGCCCCGGCATGCCGCCGGTCCGGGCGATGGACATGCCGCTGACGGTGCAAGACAGGGACAGCGACTGGACCAAGGTCCGGATGTACCAGTTCCGCCGCATCCCGGAGGGGAGGGGCGTGCTGGTCAACAGCTTCGCGTGGCTGGAGCCCAGGGCACTGAGAGCGCTCGGCGACGGCGTCTGCGTGCCCGGCCGCTCGACGCCGAGGGTCTTCTGCGTCGGGCCACTGGTCAACGACGGCAGCAGCACGACGGGGAGCGGCGGGAGGCACGAGTGCCTGGCGTGGTTGGACGCGCAGCCCAAGCGGAGCGTCGTGTTCCTCTGCTTCGGCAGCAAGGACGCTTGTTCGGTACTGATTGCATTGTTCTTATATCACCAGTTCTATTGA